The Alosa alosa isolate M-15738 ecotype Scorff River chromosome 3, AALO_Geno_1.1, whole genome shotgun sequence nucleotide sequence AGATGAAGAAGATCATTGGAGTTGTGTGATGAGTGAATCCTCCTGGTTAAATCTCAAATTAGTAGGATATCCGTTCCTTGCACCTTGTCTCCACTCTCAAAGCTCTATGACCCTTTACACATTCAAGGAAACTTGAGGAGAGATATTCACGGCTTATCGTGATTGGCCAACGCAGTTGCATGCGAGGAACGACCATTCACGCATGTTTTTTGGATGGAACCCTGGCAGACTGACTGTAAGGGAACCTGTGAAGGCCAAAACAAGAGCCAGCACACTCCATAGCACTGACTGAGTGAGCTATCAAGTGTTGAGTAATGGAAATGAGGACCACCTGACAAAACATGAAGGGCCATTTTCAGTTGAAATTTGAAAAGTGGGATAAGCAAGACTTTGGCAGTTTTGTCAGTATCGGGATAGATTTCTTTGGAGTTGGACTTTCTCCTTAATTGGGTGGAGTATCTGCAGCTCAGGCCTTGTAGTGCTTTGCAATGATTCTTCCAGACTGAAGTGATTGAGCCTGAAGGAAAATGATAACCCTTTGAGATAAGGAGACATTTGAAAAGTTCTCTCCCTGATTGTTAGATGGTACCCTTCATTAGATATTGCCGAAGTATCTCGCCAAATAAAATAGCTGTGTTTTATCGTTCAGATATGACAACAGTACTTTAATGGTGAAGAAGGAATGCACATTAATGAGGCGGGAATTTCTGTGGGAGAAAGGGTTTGACAGGCTCTTCGGTAACTACATGAACATCAGAAACAAATTGTTGGCCAGCCACTCAAACTAAATATATCTCTTCAGGGAAATGTCTGTGTACTGTCCGCAGTGAACTTGATatcggtgtgtgtctgtgtgtgtgtgtgttttttgtgtctaCTCTCACGCAGGAACAGTACGGAGGTTTCTGGAGCTTCATGGCCAAAGCATAGAGACAGTGGTGTTTGCAGTGACGGACGTTgaatgggtatgtgtgtgtgtgtgtgtatgtgtgttactgtgtgtgtactgtacaaacACTACCCCTTTGTGTACTCACACTCTCCTctattcacattcacactcctTTCCTCCAGTCCCAGTTTAATCCTACCAGACTGCTCCAAATAGGATCTAATTTGAGGCTGTCCAGACCAGATCCAGTCAGTAGTTAGACCAGAGCCATGTCCACCTCTGTCTCAGATGTTCTCTCTAAACTCCAAACACATTATAATAACACATTACTCAAGTTAAAGTGCTCTCTTTAAATATCCCCCTTCCTTGTGTGGGTTCCTGTATGCTTTGTCTCGGCATTAAGGCTGTGGACTGTTGTGTAACATTCATAGACACGGAGTGACCTTAAGTGGACAGTAGCTGTTGCCCTGGCTGCCTTGTGTTACCTGAAGGTATTCTACTGTCAGTGTCTATGACCTTACACCTAGCCAACATCAAAGTTTTTGAGACGGACTGCAGCCTGATGAAAAAATCTGAATACAGCTCCAGATGCACAACTCTAGTGATTTTATCTGCAGTGGAGGAAATGGTTGACATGTCTATGATTAAGGATTTATTGCAGTGTTTGTGTGGAATGTCTGTGTAGTGTTTGGAGTgaactaggtgtgtgtgtgtgtgtgtgtgtgtgtgtgtgtgtccggtgtGAACCCATTTTCTTTacatacatgtctgtgtgtatccaGCCTGTGTACAGAAAGCTTCTGCCCCTCTACTACCCTCGCTCCGTGGCAGAGGAACGGCTCAGCCTCCCCCTGCTCCCTGCCGACATCGGGAACTCAGAGGGCGAGCCGGTGGTGCCCGAGAGGCAGATCCGCATCGCTGAGAAGCCCGGGAGTCTGGAGGGTGAGTTCCCAACACCACAGCCCTCTAGAACAGGAGTGAGTTCCCAACACCACAGCCCTGTAGAACAGGAGTGAGTGTTCCCAACACCACATCCCTCTAGAACAGGAGTGAGTTCCCAACACCACATCCCTCTAGAACAGGAGTGAGTGTTCACAACACCACATCCCTCTAGAACAGGAGTAAGTTCCCAACACCACAGACCTCTACAACAGGGGACCTAGTCCCCAACACCACAGCCCTCTAGAACAAGAGTAAGTTCCCAACACCACAGCCCTCTAGAACAGGGGTGCTAGTCCCCAACACCACAGCTCTCCACATACAGATTTGGTGTGTGCCACATGTAGAGCTTTTGTGGAGTGTCTGTTCcatagtctgaccaacatcttaaattgttccctgttaaatttaaatactatattgttttgtatttgtatgtcgctttggacaaaagtgtctgccaaataccatagCCATAACCATTACCATAACCATGTTCCACGCAACATCACTTGGACCTGGTCAAAGGTTTGAGAAAATTGTTTCAAGGTCTCACACAATATCCTTCCACTGTGTGCAATATCCCAAAAATGTGTGCAAACACCCTAAATGGATTTATACCATAGCAATATAGGAGTTGTCATGCATTCTAAAATTATATCCAAAACTAAATAtgagggtgagtgtgagtgcgagCAAGgatcatatgtgtgtgagtgtgtgtgtgtgtgagtctgtctctgtgtctgtctgtgtgtatgtgtgtttgtgtttgtgcataataTGAATacgtacctgtgtgtgcatgcacgtgtgcctgcatgtgcatgcaaatatgcttttgtgtgtgtgtatgtatgtgtgagctaGTTTGTGCAGAATCTGAATACGTACgtacgcacatgtgtgtgcacgcatcgccgccaccaccaccaccacccctactCCAGCTCGACCCCAGACACAATGGGCTGTTGTCCATGTTGCACGCTTGTGTGTGGAGACTGTGGCTGTGGAGCTCCAGGGGTCTGTCCAACTCAAACAAATAACGGCCGGCCCGACGCCCAAGCCAAACAAACACAGCCTGACTTTCCCGCTCAACGCTGGATACTCCATCATGGGGTGGCCCCAGGCCTGGGCCGAACACAGCCACTCATCACCAGTACCTGCCTGGCTGGGCAGGCCTGGGGCCTGGTCATCTTGCAGGGTCGGACACCTGCTGGGAGGGTATGGAGGGGAAAGATGATGACCTGTGATATGgaatagaagtgtgtgtgtgtgtgtgtgtgtgttgtgtgtgtgtgtgacaggagggGGATTAAATACGGGATGTGCATTTTTAGGCTTTTCCCGCGCTACCATCAAATGCTTGGCCTCTTTAGAAAGCTGAGACCTTGTATTTGTCTTATGGAACCATCAGAATAGCTGTGGGAAGtactggcacagagttacagaggctagaatatgttttttttttctgccggataacaagcatctctgaactgaccacatttcagccctctaggtaaCTTGAGATGatgaaacacaactgagccctagcaccaggtcttgtgaacgTAGATCAATATATTataccattatttgccaaggtatgctcatgcgttttgtaaaatgccctatggaaactccccataggacttttgggtTCCCAAAAtacatactgacaataaaagtgtGGCAACCTCTTGGTGTAAAAGCAtgatcctggtctcaaatgaaaggcaaCACTTTGAGGCTTCTTTAGTATATCAGGGGTTgtgatgaatgaatgactgaatgaatgaatgactacacaaaatatggaataattacacaaaaatctctaatttttgcattttctttgctgcttcaagatggactatacatctgcacaactaatattggataaaacaacaatTTCAaacaatttctatggattcctgtgaatatttcagtacccaatatgctGCATCTACATATTGcactgcagctacactgcagctagaaagtAGGGAAGCATCAAAAGCGTAGGAGGGGAAGGAGGGCATTtttgatcaaatttaattgagacatagtgAGATTAAATGAGGGAATGAGAGATGAAGATGGGGGAaaatgaagaaaggagagagtgaggataaAGGGGGTGAAATCAGCATGGCCAACTTCCGCTGACCtgacacatgagagagagagagaaggatggttAGAGGATAGAGGCAGGGGGAAAAGATTGACTGATGATGAGTGATGGACAGAaatgagagagtgatgaagatggAGGAGAATGGAGGTGTAGAGTGGTGgtgaacagagagaagaggtgatGAACAGAACAGAAGGCTCTGTGATGGAGAGTCCAGCTGTGGTCCTGATGTAACCTACTCACCAGGCAACCGAGTTCCTGCTTCCTATGGACAGATTAGCTGGATGCTAATGAAAGActttcaaacacatacacacacacatatacacacaccaaagtCTTGTTTGTATTTGAAGAGTGGTCACTGGAGTGTTGCGATGTCTGATCCTCCTTCTGCTCTGCCTGCGTTCgttgcttttgtttatactgAATGTTTGACCTGCGGCTTTGCTTCAGAAGTGCTTTGTTTACAGCTTGTTCTTGTGCACAGCAGGACGCTCACCAGTGTCTTGTGTCATTTCTGATGTGGATGATGGTTGgagtgtgtttactgtaggctgcatcTCTGTGTGAGGGGCCATACCGAAATGGCTTCAATTCAAGTGGTCAAGTTAGGACACAAGTcctttgtgcatgcctgttttcactgagagaaagaggaactgtgtttctgtgcacgagaaggctgtgtgtgtgtgtgtgtgtgtgtggtggagactGGAGgaaatgtgtttctgtgtgtccttTCTGAATGACTTAAACATCCCTAAATGGACACTTGTGAAGCTGCCGCTGTTAATGATGAGTTCAGGTGACTCgtgttctctcccctccccctctatGCATAGCAGCGCCCAGGCCTGGAGAAACTTCACAGCCTCACGGTTAGTCCTGATGctactgtctctgtgtgtgtgtgtgtgtgtgcgcagaggtgcatattgtgtgcatgcgtgtgcgtttATTTGTGATGGTTCAGGGTGAACTCCTCACCAATCACTTCCCCAGATGGCTGGCCGCTGTTCAGACGAAGCGTTCTGACCGAGCTATGTGacatctcccctcccctcttcagATAGGGTTTCGTGCTTACAGGACCTCTGCTGGCCAGCAGAGTGCATCTTAGATGGCTCAGGGGGAAGATGGCCGCTCAGGAggccattgtttttttgtttgtttgttgcaaAGGTTGATGTGGGGGGCGTTGTCATCAAATTTGGGAACAGGATAATCACTCTCagaaatgtgcgtgcgtgcgacagatgcatgattaatttgttttatttggtTGTTTCGTTGAGTGTCACCATGCCTGTGAAAGGGACGTTATGAGGCTCATTAGTTCTTCTGatatgagagtgtgtttgggtgggagggagagagaaagagatgtgtgtgtgtgtgtatgtatatatgtatatatatgtgtgtgtgtaagtgtaagcaagaagatataaataaatgtgtgtgtatatgtttgccCTATTCAGACGATTTGGAGGACGATAGCCTGGAGCTGGACTTGGGGCTTGTGGGGACACACGCGTTTGCACGTATGGAGGGGGACGTGGACAAACAGCGCAAGCTCATCCTGCAAGGCCAGATGTCTGACGTCGCACAACAGAAACAACACCAGAGAAAGTAACGACTGGCTTCACTTacctcaataacacacacacacatatacacacacacacacatttatcccccctctcttattctcattctctcaatTACATGCACTTTAATGTATGAccccactcactcattcacttagTTGCACACCACCTCACTTATTCACTCTCTTCAcaaaaattacacacacacacacacacagtcacagactcTCCCGCTCCACTGCTAATGTGTTTACCCAAACAGACACATTTGCACTCCCACATTCAGACTTTTAAAATCAATTTTCACAGTAATTTACtcaacaatttattttttttttttttttaaatgtgatgCCTGCTGTGAGGGAGAGGCTGTTGTTCCAACACTGGTACTACTCAATTTATATTCACTTAAATGTATATGATATGGCTGCTTGGTGTCAGTTGGAGAAAATGATTGTGTTTATTCTACCAAATCAAATCAGATCATTTCCCCTTCCTCTGTTATCATGGCATCACCTCTTCACACTTCATGGCACTTTATATGATTCCAAAGTCATCAAAGATATTACATAGTCTATCAACATTATGAAGCAGCCTGAAATTGAATAAGGTTGAATGTAAAACATGTTTATTACATCTccccttttattctctctcttgctctctctctgtctctctctcttgctgtttctctctctctttatctctctggcCATATGtctctgttgctgttgtttatgCATTATAaattgcatgcatgcatgcattatatattattttaacctctctctctctctctctctctctctctctctctctctctctagttatAACCGTTGGTTATGCAGGGCGCGAGCAGAGGACTTGTCAGACATAGCAGCACTGAAAGCCTTATACCAGACAGGTTGGTGTTCATCTCAAAGTCATAGTGCATGGTCTTCCTTCAAACAGCTTAGTGGGAGTAAATAAAGGTTTAAAGACTTGTATGTATTTGCGTGTGTGAAGGTTTTTGATTGTGggatgtgtgtatttttaaGGACAGGGTTTACTGGGGTTCTGTCAGaagcacacatctacacacttCAGCTTTTTGAGAGTTCCAGCTTTTTGAGAGTTAAAGAAGATGttgggattttgtgtgtgtctgtgtgcatgtgctttgtttttgtgtgaaatgtgtgttttgAGGACAAAGGCTAGCCCAGTTTTGTTAGAGCCAAAGTGTTGCAGCTGGCTTGTCTGCTGTGCCCAGCAACTCGCTGTGTGACCCTCTCCAATTTGTTTGTCACATCTTCCTGGATGCTAACGCTAGACCCTCCACATGTCCCCACGGTCATCCCTCTCGGCTAATAACAACCAGCTCAGATTTCAACACGCCACactgcatgacacacacatttaccaaACAACCCCCCAGCCGCAAGTATAGGATTCTACTCTAGGTCATCTCTGGGATTCAGTCTCATACCAGGTTAAACCTCAATAACATGTTTGGCTGTTTGTGAGAAAGAGCAGGCCGTGAACAGCTGCCGTGACTACTTGACAAAAGTGTTATGTGCAAGGTTGGCCTACAGGGGGCAGACTTGTCTCTGGTGCTGATGTCCGTCCTGTTGCAAATAAAAGGGTTCCTTGGCAGCATATCACACATCTCTACACATTCCTCTGCGCAAAATCTAATTTTGTCCCTCAAGTGGACCTTTCGGGGCTAAAGGAGGCATAAATGATCTAAACCAGATTTAGTACTGCAGGAGTTTAGACATAATtacttaaagtgtgtgtgtgtgtgtatgtggctgagTCTCtgacagagcaagagaggttgtatcagtgtgagtgtgtgtgacagagcgtAAGAGACTGTGTGAGCGTGTGCCAGTGCTAAGGTCAATTCAGTTTTAGTTGAGATTCAATTTACCAGATGAAGGTGCTTTCTACTTTCTTAAACTGACTGAGAATGAAACGGTTGTTTTTTAGTTGTCCtgagaaatgtgtttgtgtgtgtgtgcactaggcGTTGATATGTGCGGCAGGACAGTGATGGTGATTGTGGGACGGAACATCCCAGTGACCCTCATTGACATAGAGAAGGTAACAAACACATGGACACTCACAACAGCACTTGATGGTCTTCATCTCTTGATATGCATCACAGTGGGAATATAGCATCAAATCAATTGAAAGGTCtcattttgctgtgtgtgtgtgtgtgtgtgtgtgtgtgtttgtaatgctCTGTCCCTTTCAGGCCCTGTTGTATTTCATCCATGTGATGGACCACATCACAGTGAAGGAGTATGTGATGGTGTACTTCCACACGCTGACTGGCGAGCACAACCACTTGGAATCTGACTTCCTGAAGAAGCTCCACGATATTGTGGACTCAAAGTGAGTTGCTAATCCAGAGCCCAGTTTCTCTCCTCTGTCGAAACTCCTCATATGTCTTTCCCTCAGCCAACTGTAGGCTTGTCAGGAATCCGGCGTTGAGAGACGAATCGAGTAAAATTGTGCTTGAACTAACCGTCCCAGCTGTCGATTAGATTTAACCAGACAGCACTGACCTTGTTGTCCCGTCTAAGATCGTTTGTACTGCAAGGAATTCCAAGGCCCTTGATGAATTGTGCCGGTGAGCATTGTGTTTCCCTCTGCACATACCTGTGCTCGCCCCGTTCATTCCTGCTGTTCTAAACTCCAAATTGATGCTTTCAACCACATCCAAAGATCCgtcgtgttttttttctccgtGGAATAACTGAAAGGGAATAACTTGTTACCTGCCATTGCTTTGGAAAATTGGAGTTAGTCTTGGCATCAAATCCTTCAAAAaaagtgtgggtgggtggagtgTGTTGGCTTGCGACACCTCACCACACCTCGACTCGGAGCCAGTCTTCCCCCAGAAACATGCTCCCGTGTCCTCCTCGCTTCCGGGGGCCAAATGTCATTTCTGTTTCAGGGCAATAGAATAACAATAGAAAACAGTCATGGCACGGTGGTAAATATGAGCGAATGCGCTAACCGTTGGGGGCCAACCACTGCAAATTATGTGTTACAGAGAAGTGAGTTGGCACTGAGCCCCTTCTATGCGTCTCAGACAGGAAAGACAAGCTGCTGGTGGGAGAGATAGATCCTGTAGGCCCTGTGATGAGTAAGgacacctcccccccccccccaagccgACCCTGGCCCTGGCCTGAGGTGAGTTTGATCGTCCGTCGAAAAAGTAAAACGCAGCACGATGAGGTCAACGTGCCGCCGCGTCTTGTTGGTGGAGCgagaagaagagaagactgGGCCTTCAGACGCCCAGTCTGAGTGTGAAGCAGAGAAACAACAGAGTCTCATTGGGCTCGCATGCTAACAGAGGCTGCTGGGGAAATCCGGCTTTAGAAAGTCAGTCCTTCCGTGCATTTGTTCCTACTATTCATTAAATCAAGTCATTATAAGTAGGTAAGTGGGCAGATCAGCTAATGAGTGAAACCACCAGCACAGAAGACCTCAGATGTCAGGAGAAAGAGCCGCAGGACCTAGAGGAATCCTCAGGCGtccagagaggaggggaaggagtTCTGAGGAGATCTGTCAGGGGTATCAGCCATGCCATGGGGGAGAAAGGAAGGGGACCGAGTGCCTTTTCATTCTGGGACAGGACGTGGTCAGAGATGAAGGGCGTCAAGATGTGATGCCAAATCTGCtactgcatgtctgtgtctgtctttgaatgtgtgtttgtatgtgtgtgtgtgtgtgtgtgtgcacgagtgtgtgtgcgcgtcatTCAAATCTGAAGCTGCCTTAAGGAGCAGCTCCTCAAAGTGCCTTGACTCCATGATGGATGAGTGGTTGTGTTTGAACAGGCCTAAATTTGAATGACCCCCACGAGTACCTCCTTGAAGCGTCTTGATGGACCATGACAAATGGCGAACCCAGGTCTCATGCCGGGGGTATCTTAAACCTGTGTCTCCCAAACTTTGTTTGTGTTGTAGTACGTCATCCATGTCCAGGCGTTGTAAAAAAAATGGTTGTAGTTTACATGGCTTTGGCCAAGACTACCTCCCCATGGACCTTACGTCATCAGGCAACATAATAGAATAACTCCACTCTTTCCTGTTGAAGGAGGGGGAGGTTATAAAACATGTCCcgagttataaaaaaaaaaagttgtgtctTGTTAGGTCGTTCGATCGGAGCCTGTGCACGAGTGATTATGTCTGTTTAGTCACGGGGCAGTGCACCTGGCTTACATTTTCAACTGAACCAGTGATCTGGATTAACGGCACTTTAACTCACCGGAGgcgtgacatcacacacacatgcccggCGCCTCACGGAGACTGTTGCAGTGGTGAGAGCCAGTGCAGTCGAGAGCGCGGGCTGGTCACGGCCGGTCGAGAGCGCGGGCTGGTCACGGCCGGTCGTGGGAAAGGGGAGACTGTTGATGAATGCGTCCCTTGCATGCTGTAAACCCGCCCAGGCTTTTGGATGGCCTGGAGGTAATTTCTGGTtcaagtgtgtgttttggacgGGATCGGGGGGCCTTTTGGACTGGCGGGTTGGCTTTCGGGGATGCGTTTTGGACGGATTTCATGGACATTTAGTTGTGCTCTGAATGTgcccttttttgtttttgctatGATAGCATTGTTTCCATCTCCCTGTCAAACTttgatttgtttattgtttttgttaataAAAGGCAATAACATGGTATCCCAGAGAGATCCTGCTATGTTTGTTTGGTGAGCAGTTGGTTTtgttgtgtttctgtatgtcttAGCAAACACTTACTCAGACTCTTCCCTCCTTTACTGCTTTTGCAGGTTTAAGAAGAACTTGAAGGCCCTCTACTTCGTCCACCCCACGTTCCGCTCCAAGGTGAGCTGATCATCAAGCAGTTACCTGTGCCTGTTCCTCTGTACCTGTACCTCAGGACTATGTTGTTTTGTCTTGTCTGTTGTGGtccgtagtgtgtgtgtgtgtgtgtgtgtgtacagcaggggtctcaaacacctgGCCcacgggccaaatccggcccgcgtccggcccgcaacgtatgtcaaaataataatgtaatccggcccttgaggctattttttaattgcgacaaacaaaaTTACTGATTAAAGTAGGCGATAGATCCAAgcacggtgacaaatctcatttgtagcctactctgctccactatgtgctagacatccagagcttgattcaaacccaaaatcgctacgcaaagttttcaggaaatacttgtattacacacgagaaacacaaagacgtgcatttgtaatggcGCGGAAgcaatgcaggccatagttttgcacaaattgaagcagaaataggcctacacctaatgttgacaaaacgttcacgtgtgatgaagtcttaggtaggctatgttattcacctattctgattctgaaggagaatatccttttggagattatgatcgatcgtctaatgacagtgatagtcacagtcgtctgtgaatggaggtgcgtctttgcgtgtatctgacggtgtccactaagcataccatgcttattttagaccctctgcccaacatagcttggaggttgcagtggtaatcgtggaTGAAATTGTCCGTGAATGggcgtggtacagacagcagggctagtagaaatagggctctaaagaactacaaagtcacccgcaatatgatcacgaacttctgggtactcagattacccagcgataggaactgatttgaccagaatagtttattgtaggccttgtggtttagtaatacatcactaaaccatatacatcttaggtgttggtatacatcttaggtgttggtatacatcttaggtgttttcctgttaatttgttatgtgggtaatatgaaaaaaagaaaagtaaacctgctcaaatatgttcatccagtatttactgaaaggtgcatcatttgaggtgcttgccatccagtgattagtacatttacccccttcataaacttttgtttatactcaaagatttttacatttacagtaggactttatctctgaccactttcaatccatggccttttgaaatttttatataaaaatccaatggtgttgctttcttaaccctgacgcttagtttgccaggtttaaaaaagttatgagaggaaaatatttttatttggtgtgatacacacacatacccgtttttatgctttttgtttgttttataatttgtattaatatttattttatcattattttatttataaggtaaggttgctagcacaggggtctaaaactagataaaaacacttgcactttctgtttgcagttttgtgtggtatttgaaaaaaagaacattgcattttcagaaatagccggccctccaatcagatggcgttggcagaagtggcccccagctcatttgagtttgagacccctggcaTACACAGTACTTTTTAATCACTGTTTTGCTGCCCTGCTGCAGTTTGTCCTAATCCCGTGAGGAAAAACATCAAGGAAAATAACATTAACTCTTTAGGAGGCCCCACTGTGGTTTTAAATCGCTATCACACCTGTGCCTAAGTTGATTATGCAGTGGAGGAATTAACATAgtgcttttttcctttttcttttttgtcaagTCATTAGACACCAGATAATGAACTCTCTGAATTTATTCAGGAGATCCTAGCCCTTCCTCCCTTACAGGTGTGAGTGGTGCTCAGGCATCACTACTCAGTAGCTACAGTAAACCTCTCAAATGACTTTCAGTGGTTTTGAATGGTTGTACTACAAAGGgtgaacaagtgtgtgtgtgtgtgtgtgtgtgtgtttgtgtgtgtgtgtgtgtgtgtgtgtgtgtgcatacatatgtgtgcatgtctatttCAAAATACTGGCAGGTTTGTAAAAGAAAGTATACTTCCACTCTAAATCACCTCTTGATTGTTAGCCCGGACAGAGGATGTGGGTAAATTGAGTCCAGCTCTAGGGGTAGCGGCCTCTTTAGAAAGTGAAGATCAAGGTCAGGAGAGCAGTGCAATCTAAAGGGAGGcttataggtttagtcagattttcttttctttttttttagatgtccaaatttccgtccaaggattcccggacactgaaagaccagggtaccacttaaacttggtgggcatgtaaccccacatggatagcatggaaccgtcgttttttgttttgatctgtagccccccgctggactggaccccctgaaaggagggtagggcagacacagttttctgtgaatatcttgagaaccgtagggcctaggatgaccaattttttccgtatgtttgcctccaggggtcatgttaacccattccatgtgcacacatgtgcataaacagatacacacgcacacacatacattcacagtaatcatacgtatgacacatactcacacagtagacatatgtacgcatcaatgcatatgcacaaacacacaagcacacacacacacacacacccacacacacataaacataaacgtgtgcatgcacacaattcatgaa carries:
- the gdap2 gene encoding ganglioside-induced differentiation-associated protein 2 isoform X2 codes for the protein MDPLGARSQFVDIQSLSTWDQPAEVKEEEEESEETDTTDGSLTNQQWPFPSPFPYRDDINRKITLFTGDVALLNCTAVVNTTNETLTDKNPISDSIHRHAGPDLRDELLKLKGCRTGEAKMTEGFNLASRFIIHTVGPKYKTKYRTAAESSLYSCYRNIMQLAKEQAMASVGLCVVSTVKRGYPLEDATHIALRTVRRFLELHGQSIETVVFAVTDVEWPVYRKLLPLYYPRSVAEERLSLPLLPADIGNSEGEPVVPERQIRIAEKPGSLEAPRPGETSQPHDDLEDDSLELDLGLVGTHAFARMEGDVDKQRKLILQGQMSDVAQQKQHQRNYNRWLCRARAEDLSDIAALKALYQTGVDMCGRTVMVIVGRNIPVTLIDIEKALLYFIHVMDHITVKEYVMVYFHTLTGEHNHLESDFLKKLHDIVDSKFKKNLKALYFVHPTFRSKVSTWFFTTFSVSGMKEKVHHMDTLQQLFTCILPEQIDIPPFVLEYDARVNGPYQSTHPSGL
- the gdap2 gene encoding ganglioside-induced differentiation-associated protein 2 isoform X1, coding for MDPLGARSQFVDIQSLSTWDQPAEVKEEEEESEETDTTDGSLTNQQWPFPSPFPYRDDINRKITLFTGDVALLNCTAVVNTTNETLTDKNPISDSIHRHAGPDLRDELLKLKGCRTGEAKMTEGFNLASRFIIHTVGPKYKTKYRTAAESSLYSCYRNIMQLAKEQAMASVGLCVVSTVKRGYPLEDATHIALRTVRRFLELHGQSIETVVFAVTDVEWPVYRKLLPLYYPRSVAEERLSLPLLPADIGNSEGEPVVPERQIRIAEKPGSLEAAPRPGETSQPHDDLEDDSLELDLGLVGTHAFARMEGDVDKQRKLILQGQMSDVAQQKQHQRNYNRWLCRARAEDLSDIAALKALYQTGVDMCGRTVMVIVGRNIPVTLIDIEKALLYFIHVMDHITVKEYVMVYFHTLTGEHNHLESDFLKKLHDIVDSKFKKNLKALYFVHPTFRSKVSTWFFTTFSVSGMKEKVHHMDTLQQLFTCILPEQIDIPPFVLEYDARVNGPYQSTHPSGL